The Candidatus Polarisedimenticolia bacterium genome has a window encoding:
- a CDS encoding TlpA disulfide reductase family protein: MRRGIPSRRSGAPNMVVFLSLVLVLGLSLRIAVSGQSDRTAALFEEAVAAINAARYSEAQEKLDRIIRNDPGFYKAYPKRWAVLGKLREVETIKIEIRKDVELLEQVPPRKRNDDLYFALMEACDWLADAACRETWRREAISRLPRGRVEQATRLDAAWKEKDPAKSVAHFEGILRDFPDDVTMLANAVRGRFEVMSDHPDQFANADLVEAAVHLERVVAVRPVPDENPHEYVRAMLQISKTLAERSPARALECAARGVGFVDRVWPTTDDVRLDERYHFWPAMIRAYGATGDWKAARKVCDALIETVDAARISISVLLALNEAAVRSECGRVLEKTDSLDEARLQLSLAAAIDQRFKEDTVAFSGRHPLAVAQTTKFEAALVIAESRVRGRRDGQVKAELLATAERRPAPEFVLKGLDGRTVSLNDFRGRALVLSFWATWCGPCIGEMRELETVYRKHRRNSRVAFAGVSIDADTDKVPGFVKVHGITLPMLLSNGDVERSYHVDGVPILYVIDATGKIRFLRDGWKDDGYGLKRIDWMIEVALR, translated from the coding sequence GTGCGGCGGGGGATTCCCTCTCGTCGGTCGGGCGCACCCAATATGGTGGTTTTCCTATCGCTGGTTCTCGTTCTTGGACTTTCACTCCGAATCGCTGTGTCGGGGCAGTCGGATAGAACGGCCGCGCTCTTCGAGGAAGCCGTCGCAGCGATCAACGCGGCGCGCTACTCGGAAGCGCAGGAGAAGCTCGATCGAATCATCCGGAACGACCCTGGATTCTACAAGGCCTACCCTAAGCGCTGGGCCGTGCTGGGGAAGCTGAGAGAGGTGGAGACGATCAAGATTGAGATCCGCAAGGACGTTGAGCTGCTCGAGCAGGTCCCTCCGCGGAAGCGGAACGACGACCTGTATTTCGCTCTCATGGAGGCATGTGACTGGCTGGCGGACGCAGCGTGCAGGGAAACCTGGAGGCGGGAGGCAATATCCAGGCTCCCGCGGGGCCGTGTCGAACAGGCGACTCGTCTGGACGCTGCCTGGAAGGAGAAGGATCCTGCCAAGAGCGTGGCACATTTCGAAGGGATCCTGCGCGACTTCCCCGACGATGTGACGATGCTGGCCAATGCGGTGCGCGGTCGATTCGAGGTGATGTCAGACCATCCCGACCAGTTCGCCAATGCCGATCTTGTGGAGGCGGCCGTGCACCTGGAGAGAGTCGTGGCCGTTCGTCCGGTACCGGACGAAAACCCTCACGAATATGTCAGAGCGATGCTCCAGATCTCGAAGACGCTCGCCGAACGCTCGCCTGCCCGTGCCCTGGAATGCGCCGCTCGCGGCGTCGGGTTCGTAGACAGAGTCTGGCCCACCACGGACGACGTCCGCCTGGACGAACGGTACCACTTCTGGCCGGCCATGATTCGGGCCTATGGCGCTACGGGCGACTGGAAGGCAGCGCGCAAAGTCTGCGATGCGCTGATCGAGACGGTCGACGCGGCCCGGATCTCCATTTCCGTCCTCCTGGCGCTCAACGAGGCGGCGGTGCGCAGCGAGTGCGGGCGGGTCCTGGAGAAGACCGACTCCCTGGACGAGGCCCGCTTGCAGCTGAGCCTGGCCGCGGCGATCGATCAACGCTTCAAGGAGGACACCGTCGCCTTTTCCGGGCGTCATCCGCTCGCGGTTGCCCAAACGACAAAATTCGAGGCCGCGCTGGTCATCGCCGAAAGTCGGGTCCGCGGACGTCGTGATGGCCAGGTGAAGGCGGAGTTGCTGGCGACTGCGGAAAGGCGTCCAGCGCCCGAATTTGTGCTCAAGGGCCTCGACGGCCGGACTGTGTCTCTGAACGACTTCCGGGGCCGGGCGCTCGTGCTCTCCTTCTGGGCGACATGGTGCGGGCCGTGCATCGGGGAGATGCGGGAGCTCGAGACCGTCTACCGGAAGCATCGGCGGAATTCACGTGTCGCTTTCGCAGGCGTGAGCATCGATGCGGATACCGACAAGGTCCCCGGGTTCGTCAAGGTTCACGGAATCACGCTCCCCATGCTGCTGTCCAATGGTGATGTCGAGAGGTCCTATCATGTTGATGGAGTCCCGATTCTTTATGTCATCGATGCAACGGGGAAGATTCGATTCCTGCGGGATGGGTGGAAGGATGACGGCTACGGCCTGAAGCGGATCGATTGGATGATCGAGGTCGCGTTGCGATAG
- a CDS encoding carboxypeptidase regulatory-like domain-containing protein — MRFIKLWPGILPAALSLLVGIPAAAQTHGGLKSLVVDKQGEPIPGATVVVTNHSTGVARGGLTDSLGICRFMPLPPGGGYSLKVVFPGMATLEMSDVDITAGVIASVTIVLVPETDVQARVRIVYHLDTIDPAQTATQTRFTSEFIDALPILGRNYQDFLALAPGVTDVDGDGNPNIHGARDTDVVTLVDGASTVDPLTAKIGQQLNIDSIQEIEVKTSGASAEYGRGQGGFINIVTKSGSNEFAGNFKFFVRSSRLDGGGHSVDDPRLHGRIGRTELEFEDLRPFVSVGGPLKKDTAWYFATAEYVRLEEPIRATTQNFVRGTTEQRAFGKLTWSVASNHRLTFSVTIDPQEYDNQGVDSLTREESGYSERLGGTNLLLKETAIFSPSVFLESTVQKFESRPRWGPNLDPDTNGNGILFIDRNQDGQFGPTERDPGDDWDGDGAWDVFEDANHEGTLNAGEDRDGDGRLTRKLIGCEGATREDQDCDGHLDVLDEDTNRNHRLDYGEDMDLDGRLDEGGEDRNGNGRLDDRPFPHPTDDFDRYLPNGVRIDWPSYYPYDRFRPLAGDRDYLIDEDGITSGPFYIDLRGTRGRVTLREDLAIFVPDLRGQHDLKIGGSVEREGSSQDIRLRPVLMPNGSDRRTGQASFIGVQLASEASNVASGQAMALYVQDTYKPIPNLTLGGGLRFDRETIDSSGYTPFDPVAEKGLSDRLRALGMGEPIGWEDILGNGDGVRSLGFCSDPIFAMPGFQCRTNNFGNPVVADLMALRRLAIQRLTQPHTLGTLGSQALMALYPDSTTVDPSTQQVILDVEALRRSATFQEPESFRLTNNNLAPRLFISCDPFGDSKTKIFLNWGRFYDKLFLDSVVREQGPDTISRYYRADHDGLTESGTPNNGFGPLLSAAPPSAALVDRSLRTPFADELTVGFERELAPEVALKITYVNRAFRYQLQDRDINHTFRNDANGRPIDVLGHYASAGAQVPDDRPDLFVNNAFFNQVLFVGNINTARYRGLEVELTKRLSRKWQMQASYTYSRAVGAAEEYLSPLGDDPSVVQDEFGYLDYDQRHVVKINAAAYLPGDWQIGAVMSWASGLPFSIVDRFVAADNLGYEQFRTFYGYADRMNGTYVSVGRNSGRNKASMNINVRAQKAIVMGHFNSKLFVSVDNLLNADDVRIFSLDRNDAAVSQSGRVVSERRFGRRYELGVQLDF; from the coding sequence ATGCGATTCATCAAGTTGTGGCCCGGCATCCTGCCGGCCGCTCTGAGCCTTCTCGTGGGAATCCCGGCAGCCGCCCAGACCCACGGCGGCCTGAAGAGTCTGGTCGTCGACAAGCAAGGGGAGCCAATTCCCGGCGCCACGGTGGTGGTGACGAACCACTCGACTGGAGTCGCCAGGGGAGGCCTCACCGATTCCCTCGGGATTTGCCGGTTCATGCCGCTTCCTCCGGGCGGGGGCTACAGCCTGAAGGTCGTGTTCCCGGGCATGGCGACCCTGGAAATGTCAGATGTCGATATCACGGCCGGGGTGATCGCCAGTGTCACCATCGTCCTGGTGCCGGAGACGGACGTCCAGGCTCGCGTCAGGATCGTCTACCACCTCGACACGATCGACCCGGCCCAGACGGCCACCCAGACCCGTTTCACGAGCGAGTTCATCGACGCCCTGCCGATCCTGGGACGCAACTATCAGGATTTCCTCGCCCTTGCGCCCGGCGTCACCGACGTGGACGGCGACGGCAATCCCAACATCCACGGCGCGCGGGACACCGACGTCGTGACGCTCGTCGACGGCGCTTCGACCGTCGATCCCCTCACCGCCAAGATCGGACAGCAGCTCAACATCGATTCCATCCAGGAAATCGAGGTCAAGACCTCCGGCGCCTCGGCGGAATACGGCCGGGGACAGGGCGGGTTCATCAACATCGTCACCAAGTCCGGGAGCAATGAATTTGCCGGCAACTTCAAGTTTTTCGTCCGCAGCAGCAGGCTGGACGGCGGCGGCCACTCCGTCGACGACCCGCGGCTGCACGGCCGGATCGGGAGAACGGAACTTGAGTTCGAGGATCTGCGCCCATTCGTCTCGGTTGGCGGACCGTTGAAGAAGGACACCGCCTGGTACTTCGCCACGGCGGAATACGTCCGCTTGGAGGAGCCGATCAGGGCGACGACCCAGAATTTCGTGAGGGGGACCACCGAACAGCGTGCCTTCGGAAAGCTGACCTGGAGCGTGGCCTCGAACCACAGGCTCACCTTCTCCGTCACGATCGACCCGCAGGAGTATGACAATCAGGGCGTGGATTCGCTGACGCGCGAGGAATCGGGTTACTCAGAGCGGCTGGGAGGAACGAACCTGCTGCTCAAGGAAACGGCGATCTTCAGCCCCAGCGTCTTCCTGGAGTCGACGGTCCAGAAGTTCGAATCGCGGCCGAGGTGGGGCCCCAACCTCGATCCGGACACGAATGGCAACGGCATTCTTTTCATCGACAGGAATCAGGACGGCCAGTTCGGCCCCACCGAGAGGGATCCGGGAGATGACTGGGACGGCGACGGGGCCTGGGACGTCTTTGAGGACGCGAATCACGAAGGAACACTGAACGCGGGGGAGGACCGGGACGGAGACGGCCGGCTGACGCGCAAGCTTATCGGTTGCGAGGGGGCGACCCGGGAGGACCAGGACTGCGACGGCCACCTCGATGTGCTCGACGAGGACACCAACCGGAACCACCGGCTCGATTACGGGGAGGACATGGACCTCGACGGCCGTCTGGACGAAGGAGGCGAGGATCGCAACGGCAACGGCCGGCTCGATGATCGACCCTTTCCCCATCCGACCGACGATTTTGACCGGTACCTGCCGAACGGCGTCCGCATCGACTGGCCCTCCTACTACCCTTACGACAGGTTCCGCCCCCTTGCCGGCGACCGTGACTATCTCATCGACGAGGACGGTATCACGAGCGGTCCGTTCTACATCGACCTGCGTGGCACGCGCGGGCGTGTGACACTGAGGGAAGATCTGGCCATCTTCGTTCCCGACCTGCGAGGCCAGCACGACCTCAAGATCGGTGGCTCGGTCGAACGCGAAGGCTCCAGCCAAGACATTCGGCTCCGGCCTGTACTCATGCCCAACGGCAGCGATAGGAGGACCGGCCAGGCCTCATTTATCGGCGTCCAACTCGCCAGCGAGGCGAGCAATGTGGCCTCCGGTCAGGCGATGGCGCTGTATGTCCAGGACACGTATAAACCCATTCCGAACCTGACCCTCGGAGGAGGTCTGCGGTTCGACAGGGAGACGATTGATTCCTCGGGATACACACCCTTCGACCCGGTCGCCGAAAAGGGCCTGTCCGATCGACTGCGTGCCCTCGGCATGGGAGAGCCGATCGGTTGGGAAGACATTCTCGGCAACGGTGATGGGGTTCGGAGCCTGGGCTTCTGCTCCGACCCGATTTTCGCCATGCCGGGCTTTCAGTGCCGAACCAACAACTTCGGGAATCCCGTGGTCGCGGACCTGATGGCGCTGAGGCGACTCGCCATCCAGCGTCTGACACAGCCCCACACTCTCGGCACCTTAGGAAGCCAGGCCCTTATGGCCCTCTATCCCGACTCCACCACGGTCGATCCCTCGACCCAGCAAGTCATACTCGATGTCGAGGCACTGCGGCGGAGCGCCACCTTCCAGGAGCCGGAATCTTTCCGATTGACCAACAACAACCTGGCTCCGAGGCTCTTTATCTCCTGCGATCCATTTGGTGACTCGAAGACCAAGATCTTTCTGAACTGGGGCCGCTTCTACGACAAGCTCTTTCTCGACAGCGTGGTGCGGGAGCAGGGACCTGACACCATTTCTCGTTACTACCGGGCCGATCACGACGGCCTCACCGAATCGGGTACGCCGAACAACGGCTTCGGACCCCTGCTCTCCGCGGCCCCGCCGAGCGCGGCGCTCGTCGATCGCAGCCTGCGGACGCCGTTCGCGGACGAGCTGACCGTCGGCTTCGAACGCGAGCTTGCCCCGGAAGTGGCTCTGAAGATCACTTACGTCAACAGGGCATTCCGCTATCAGCTCCAGGACAGGGACATCAACCACACGTTCAGAAACGATGCCAACGGCCGGCCGATCGACGTTCTCGGACACTATGCTTCTGCCGGTGCGCAGGTCCCCGACGACAGGCCGGACCTCTTCGTGAACAACGCCTTCTTCAACCAGGTCCTCTTCGTGGGGAACATCAACACCGCCCGCTACAGGGGTCTGGAGGTCGAGCTGACGAAGCGCCTGAGCCGGAAGTGGCAGATGCAGGCCTCATACACCTACTCGCGGGCGGTCGGTGCCGCTGAAGAATACCTGTCTCCGCTGGGTGACGACCCCTCTGTAGTCCAGGACGAGTTCGGGTACCTGGATTACGATCAGAGACACGTGGTGAAAATCAATGCTGCCGCATACCTCCCCGGCGACTGGCAGATTGGGGCCGTGATGAGCTGGGCCTCGGGTCTGCCGTTCTCGATCGTGGACAGGTTCGTCGCTGCCGACAACCTCGGCTACGAGCAGTTCCGGACGTTTTACGGATACGCGGATCGGATGAACGGGACCTATGTTTCCGTGGGCCGCAATTCCGGACGCAACAAGGCTTCGATGAACATCAACGTGCGGGCTCAGAAGGCGATCGTCATGGGACACTTCAATTCCAAGCTGTTCGTTTCGGTGGACAACCTGCTCAACGCCGACGACGTCAGGATCTTCAGCCTCGATCGGAACGACGCCGCAGTCAGCCAGAGCGGCCGAGTCGTCTCCGAGCGTCGTTTCGGCCGGCGCTACGAGCTCGGAGTGCAGCTGGACTTCTGA